The Raphanus sativus cultivar WK10039 chromosome 2, ASM80110v3, whole genome shotgun sequence genome includes a region encoding these proteins:
- the LOC108836524 gene encoding U-box domain-containing protein 26: MINLATSAGAPGTLIDRLAADFDRCDTERGLPTVELLCRIPERCAAFGEHALMVPLLVKMILRVSDRATEYAAGALLALCTAEERCRDEAAAAGLVTQLLLLVQSDCTERAKRKAQMLLKLLGDSWPDETVVNSDEFGRSEVGLF; encoded by the coding sequence ATGATAAATCTCGCAACCTCCGCCGGAGCTCCGGGGACTCTAATCGACCGTTTGGCGGCGGACTTCGATAGGTGCGATACGGAGAGGGGTTTACCGACGGTGGAGCTTCTCTGCCGGATCCCGGAAAGATGCGCGGCGTTCGGAGAGCATGCTTTGATGGTGCCGCTTCTTGTGAAGATGATCTTGAGAGTGTCGGATAGAGCGACGGAGTATGCGGCGGGAGCGTTGCTGGCGTTATGCACGGCGGAGGAAAGGTGTAGAGACGAGGCTGCGGCGGCGGGATTGGTGACGCAGTTGCTGCTTTTGGTGCAGAGTGATTGTACGGAGAGAGCGAAGAGGAAAGCTCAGATGCTTTTGAAGCTTCTCGGAGATTCTTGGCCGGACGAAACTGTTGTGAACTCCGACGAGTTCGGTCGTAGCGAAGTGGGGctgttttga
- the LOC108836535 gene encoding E3 ubiquitin-protein ligase SINA-like 7, whose amino-acid sequence MHCGSSNTNDSSSSHFQKMQRTDDKLRLAILDFEVFDCIICIEPLTAPIFQCDKGHLVCSSCCHKFRNKCTLCNLPTGGKKCRTVEKVIESIGIPCSVLGCAKNVCYGEISDHERECIFPLCACPVPDCKYTASYKDVYVHYNFVHQKISSFERCMLDIFTSGISFIIELNINAKVSIMREHEKSLLFAFQCFRKLYGVYVTVCCIAPSSPEVEEFSYDLSYDVGGQTMIHKSLKVKRIRQLSLQIPQDNFMLIPQNLLHGVRLNIEVSIKRMD is encoded by the exons ATGCATTGTGGTTCAAGCAATACAAATGACTCAAGCAGCAGTCACTTTCAGAAAATGCAAAGAACAGATGATAAGCTACGCTTGGCCATTCTCGATTTTGAAGTTTTTGATTGCATTATTTGTATTGAGCCACTCACTGCTCCAATATTCCAG TGTGATAAAGGCCATCTGGTTTGCTCTTCTTGCTGCCATAAATTCAGGAACAAATGTACTCTTTGTAATTTGCCTACTGGCGGCAAAAAATGTAGAACTGTGGAAAAAGTTATTGAATCAATTGGTATCCCATGCTCCGTGCTAGGTTGTGCCAAAAATGTATGTTATGGAGAAATATCAGACCATGAAAGAGAATGCATATTCCCTTTATGTGCATGCCCGGTACCAGACTGCAAGTACACTGCCTCATACAAGGATGTCTACGTTCACTATAACTTTGTCCACCAGAAAATTTCCAGCTTCGAAAGATGTATGCTCGATATTTTCACATCTGGCATATCTTTTATTATCGAGTTGAACATCAACGCCAAGGTATCAATTATGAGGGAACATGAGAAGAGTTTATTGTTTGCATTTCAGTGTTTCAGAAAGCTGTATGGTGTGTATGTAACTGTATGTTGCATTGCACCATCTTCTCCAGAAGTCGAAGAGTTCTCATACGATCTTTCTTACGATGTGGGTGGACAAACTATGATTCACAAATCACTAAAAGTGAAAAGGATTCGTCAATTGAGTCTTCAGATCCCTCAAGACAATTTTATGTTGATCCCTCAAAATTTATTACATGGTGTACGGTTAAATATAGAGGTTTCTATCAAAAGGATGGACTAA
- the LOC108843235 gene encoding protein CANDIDATE G-PROTEIN COUPLED RECEPTOR 7, translated as MTKTPLTVVVLLLFLLISAAVPPSTAEIKSLVISDDARPMILFEKFGFTHTGHVTVSVSSVSVVSTSPDPNPDPSRLGFFLLSEESLLQVLLEIQQNPRFCVLDSHYVTHLFTFRDLSPPPNSRFNHSYPVTSPNEYSLFFANCAPETKVSMAVRTEMYNKDPNGSKDYLPAGATQLPSLYSFFFLCYATFLGYWGYTCYTNKRVVHRIHLLMAGLLLIKSLNLICAAEDKHYVKITGTPHGWDILFYIFQFIRVVLLFTVIILIGTGWSFLKPFLQEKEKNVLMIVIPLQVLANIASIVIGETGPFIKDWVTWNQVFLLVDIICCCAIIFPIVWSIRALRETSKTDGKAARNLSKLTLFRQFYIVVIGYLYFTRIVVFALKTIAAYKYQWVSFAAEEIVSLVFYVIMFYMFRPEEKNEYFAVDDDEEEAAAIALRDDEFEL; from the coding sequence ATGACGAAAACGCCCCTCACCGTCGtcgtcctcctcctcttcctcctcatcTCCGCCGCCGTTCCTCCTTCCACGGCCGAGATCAAATCCCTCGTCATCTCCGACGACGCTCGCCCCATGATCCTCTTCGAGAAATTCGGATTCACGCACACCGGCCACGTCACCGTCTCAGTCTCCTCCGTCTCCGTCGTCTCCACCTCCCCAGATCCGAATCCAGATCCGTCTCGCCTCggcttcttcctcctctccgAAGAGTCCCTCCTCCAGGTCCTCCTCGAGATCCAGCAGAACCCTAGGTTCTGCGTCCTCGATTCGCACTACGTCACGCATCTATTCACCTTCAGAGATCTATCTCCTCCTCCGAACTCTCGATTCAACCACTCGTACCCCGTGACTTCCCCCAACGAGTACTCTCTCTTCTTCGCGAACTGCGCTCCCGAGACTAAAGTCTCCATGGCGGTTCGAACCGAGATGTACAACAAAGATCCGAACGGATCTAAAGACTACTTACCCGCCGGAGCCACGCAGCTACCGTCTCTCtactccttcttcttcctctgctaCGCAACCTTCCTCGGCTACTGGGGATACACTTGCTATACCAACAAGCGAGTCGTTCACCGGATCCATCTCCTCATGGCAGGTCTGCTTCTAATCAAATCGTTGAATCTGATCTGTGCAGCTGAAGACAAACACTACGTGAAGATCACGGGGACGCCTCACGGATGGGACATACTCTTCTACATCTTCCAGTTCATCAGAGTCGTGCTCCTCTTCACCGTGATCATCTTGATCGGAACGGGATGGTCGTTCTTGAAGCCGTTCTTgcaggagaaggagaagaacgTGTTGATGATTGTGATCCCTCTTCAGGTGCTTGCCAACATTGCTTCGATCGTGATCGGTGAGACCGGACCTTTTATTAAGGATTGGGTCACGTGGAACCAAGTGTTCTTGCTTGTTGATATCATATGCTGCTGTGCGATTATCTTCCCTATCGTATGGTCGATTAGAGCGTTGAGGGAAACGTCGAAAACCGATGGTAAAGCGGCCAGGAACTTGTCGAAGCTGACGTTGTTTAGGCAGTTCTACATTGTTGTCATTGGGTATCTTTACTTCACGAGGATCGTGGTGTTTGCGCTTAAGACGATTGCGGCTTATAAGTACCAGTGGGTGAGTTTTGCGGCGGAGGAGATTGTGAGTTTGGTGTTCTATGTGATcatgttttatatgtttaggCCTGAGGAGAAGAATGAGTACTTTgctgttgatgatgatgaagaagaagctgctgCTATTGCCCTTAGAGACGATGAGTTTGAGCTTTGA